Proteins from one Sabethes cyaneus chromosome 2, idSabCyanKW18_F2, whole genome shotgun sequence genomic window:
- the LOC128736274 gene encoding uncharacterized protein LOC128736274, protein MSLNDDLRTLLKRERTIYKRVTVVEAFIKNYHESNQCEVEVRLQVLEDAYKDFFPLRESIELMLDESDGPSSIEGSSKVSIEEAKKIRDDRNTQQLAEFENKYCAVKSQLLKLRPIPHQATCTNHVQAEQTASFTKIKLPEIRLPSFSGKTREWIVFRDTFLSLIQQNPNLNSMDKFTYLKSSLTGEALQEINSIELSAANYEVAWKALQGRYENKKLIVKSHLDAIFSLEPLRKETCDGLHHLVSEFEKNLQMLDKLGEKTANWSTLLAYMMCSKLDATTQRHWEVKHNSKEVPMYQDLIIFLRNQCSVLQSVIPQKTSAAETRQFKSSVCHSVVKVANKCPFCGEPRHSPFQCTKFQRMKVSERNEAVMKARLCRNCLYPGHYAGSCEKGVCHHCRQKHHSMLHAAPVRSSVPPSQTKPPTANPTTRQAQPKPQHSNQQAHTHSDTALANTTNSHNTDSQANTSYSHATDSRTSQTYVALPETSRPHQILLSTAIVKVKDRFGNTLLARALLDSCSQHCLMTKEFSRKLKFRVTPTYLSVQGIGSSQCVSTKLVAAEVAPRSRKFSSFEEHMQFFVLPKLTVSLPTSSFNVSEWNLPDSTFLADPGFNASGPIDIIIGAEYYLDLLTEGKMQATETGPTIQKTVFGWVVSGRAASGSTNIPRSIVNVCSTADIQEQLTKFWELETCHSATTNSVEESACEEMFEKTTVRDEMGRFVVTLPKKDHLIGRLGDSKTTALKRFGGMERRLTANSELRKQYSAFIHEYEDLGHMREVVDEEPSNQVNYYLPHHAVLKPESTTTKLRVVFDASCRTSTGVSLNDALLVGPVVQDDLLNIILRFRLHRYAIVADIAKMYRMIRMQPADQRLQRIVWRDSEDQPVRTYELCTVTYGTAAAPYLATRCLQKLAEEGAETHPEGAKVLKNDFYVDDMLSGADDVEKGKRFVAEMISLMESAGMSLRKWNSNCEEILSTVPEALRDERSVLELDSSNSTVKTLGLAWEPHTDCFKFSTPKWNETAAITKRTVVSDVSRLFDPLGLVGPVVVQAKIYIQELWKLECNWDDPLSSEFQEQWQEYRRNMRGLDGLSIPRWIGFGTTIQSQQIHGFCDASEKAYGACIYLRIVLVDGTVSVQLFTAKSRVAPLENLKKKKKRQTIPRLELSSALLLAHLYEKVVSSTNINAQAYFWTDSMIVKCWLASPPSRWKEFVANRVSEIQHITKEGTWNHVAGVENPADIISRGMSPAQLQYQSVWWYGPNWLSLDEDHWPQSQQNSEEFDPSTLEEKGVVVAVAQSTEPWYIFYLFSSFSALVKATAAALRFGFNSQPANNSVRKVGPITVKEFDDALRVLVRMAQKESFLQEYIDLTNGRQVRESSRIASLNPQLVDGILCVGGRLQNATISSSRKHPYILDHRHPITKLVVTEYHQKLFHAGQQVLISSVREKYWPTSVRTLARKVIHDCVRCFRARPKIQEQLMADLPSERVTKCIPFQRVGIDYCGPFQVTYPQRQFRPVKCFVAIYVCLVTKAVYIDLAADLTTRAFLDSLTRFTSRHGKPSIIMCDNAKNFVGAKRQLDDMLRLFHNQNFQNSVIKQAADDKIDFCFIPARSPNFGGLWESAVKSFKTLLKRTIGLRSLVYDEFHTIVAQIEAILNSRPLTPLSNDPDDFEALTPGHFVAQRPLVAIPEPDLHDVPENRLSAWQRMQKDVQLMWKRWSTQYLSDLHNRTKWTRKRDNVKIGTMVLLKEENLPPLKWLLGRITDIHPGSDGNVRVVTVRTKDGSYRRAISKICVLPISDNL, encoded by the coding sequence ATGAGTTTGAATGACGATTTACGAACACTGCTGAAGCGTGAGCGTACGATTTATAAAAGGGTAACTGtggtggaagctttcattaaaaATTACCATGAGAGTAATCAGTGCGAAGTTGAAGTGCGATTGCAGGTGCTCGAGGATGCTTATAAGGACTTTTTCCCACTTCGTGAATCGATAGAGCTGATGTTGGATGAGAGTGATGGACCCAGTAGTATTGAAGGTAGCTCGAAGGTATCCATAGAAGAGGCGAAGAAGATCCGTGACGATAGAAACACACAGCAGCTTGccgaatttgaaaataaatactgTGCTGTGAAATCCCAGCTTTTGAAGTTACGTCCTATACCCCATCAAGCCACATGTACGAATCATGTCCAAGCTGAACAAACGGCATCGTTCACCAAGATCAAGCTCCCCGAAATCCGTTTACCTTCGTTCAGCGGAAAAACTCGCGAGTGGATAGTTTTCCGTGATACCTTTCTGAGCTTGATTCAACAAAATCCAAACTTAAACTCGATGGACAAGTTCACTTATCTCAAGTCGTCGCTTACAGGAGAGGCACTTCAGGAAATAAATTCTATCGAACTCTCAGCTGCTAATTACGAAGTAGCCTGGAAGGCTCTTCAGGGACGgtacgaaaataaaaaactcaTCGTGAAGTCACACTTAGACGCAATCTTCTCGCTAGAACCACTCAGGAAGGAGACATGCGACGGATTACATCATTTAGTGAGTGAGTTCGAGAAAAACTTGCAAATGTTGGACAAGCTGGGAGAAAAGACTGCCAACTGGAGTACTCTTCTAGCTTATATGATGTGCTCTAAGCTAGATGCAACCACACAACGTCATTGGGAAGTTAAACACAACAGCAAAGAAGTTCCAATGTACCAGGATTTGATTATCTTTCTTCGGAATCAGTGTTCAGTTCTCCAGTCCGTGATTCCACAGAAAACGTCCGCTGCTGAAACCCGACAGTTTAAATCATCAGTTTGCCACTCCGTTGTCAAGGTTGCTAACAAATGCCCGTTCTGTGGAGAACCGCGGCATTCACCGTTTCAGTGTACGAAATTTCAGAGGATGAAGGTATCGGAGCGAAACGAGGCTGTGATGAAAGCGAGGCTGTGCAGAAACTGCCTCTATCCTGGTCATTACGCTGGGTCTTGCGAGAAAGGAGTCTGTCACCACTGCCGGCAAAAACACCATTCGATGCTGCATGCTGCGCCGGTAAGGTCCTCCGTTCCACCCTCGCAAACGAAACCTCCTACTGCAAACCCAACTACACGACAAGCACAGCCCAAGCCGCAGCACTCAAACCAACAAGCACACACTCATTCAGACACTGCACTTGCAAACACAACCAACTCACACAATACAGACTCACAAGCCAATACCAGTTATAGTCATGCTACCGATAGTCGTACCAGTCAGACTTATGTTGCACTTCCTGAAACGTCTAGACCACATCAAATTCTGTTATCGACGGCCATCGTTAAGGTCAAAGACCGCTTCGGAAACACTTTACTGGCAAGAGCATTGCTGGATTCCTGCTCTCAGCACTGCCTTATGACTAAGGAGTTCTCGAGAAAACTTAAGTTCCGAGTTACTCCTACGTACCTCTCCGTTCAGGGAATCGGATCCTCCCAGTGTGTGTCCACAAAGCTTGTGGCCGCAGAAGTAGCTCCGAGGTCCCGCAAATTCTCTTCTTTCGAAGAACACATGCAGTTTTTCGTCCTTCCGAAGCTTACGGTATCGCTGCCTACCTCGAGTTTCAATGTTTCGGAATGGAACCTGCCCGATTCAACGTTTTTGGCGGACCCAGGATTCAACGCATCCGGGCCGATAGACATTATCATAGGGGCAGAGTACTATCTGGATCTACTTACGGAAGGAAAAATGCAGGCAACAGAAACTGGACCCACCATACAAAAAACTGTGTTCGGTTGGGTCGTTTCCGGGCGTGCTGCAAGCGGCTCTACAAACATTCCCCGGTCCATCGTCAACGTGTGCTCTAcagcagatattcaagagcagcTCACCAAGTTCTGGGAGCTCGAAACCTGCCACTCAGCTACCACGAATTCCGTCGAAGAGTCAGCCTGCGAGGAGATGTTCGAGAAAACAACAGTACGAGACGAAATGGGAAGATTCGTCGTCACACTACCAAAAAAGGACCATCTGATTGGCAGATTGGGTGATTCCAAAACCACAGCACTGAAACGGTTCGGCGGAATGGAAAGGCGGCTTACAGCAAATTCTGAGTTAAGGAAGCAGTATTCCGCATTCATTCACGAGTATGAAGATCTTGGTCACATGCGTGAAGTCGTGGATGAAGAACCTAGTAATCAAGTGAACTATTACCTGCCTCATCACGCCGTGCTGAAACCCGAAAGCACTACGACGAAGCTTAGGGTGGTCTTCGACGCCTCTTGTCGCACATCCACAGGAGTTTCATTGAACGATGCGCTTTTAGTCGGACCAGTCGTCCAAGACGATTTGCTcaacatcatacttcgatttcGTCTCCATCGTTACGCGATTGTCGCTGACATCGCCAAAATGTATCGTATGATACGCATGCAGCCTGCAGACCAGCGATTGCAGAGGATCGTATGGAGGGATTCTGAGGATCAACCCGTTCGCACGTACGAGTTATGCACCGTTACGTACGGAACCGCTGCTGCACCGTACCTTGCCACAAGATGCTTGCAGAAATTAGCAGAAGAAGGAGCCGAAACTCATCCAGAAGGCGCGAaagtgttgaaaaatgacttttaTGTCGACGACATGCTGTCAGGTGCCGACGATGTCGAGAAAGGCAAGCGGTTTGTAGCAGAGATGATCAGCTTAATGGAGTCAGCTGGCATGTCGTTAAGAAAATGGAACTCGAACTGCGAGGAGATACTATCAACTGTTCCTGAAGCTCTTCGAGATGAACGTTCCGTGCTAGAGCTCGATTCATCCAATTCTACAGTTAAGACGCTCGGTTTGGCTTGGGAGCCACATACCGATTGTTTCAAATTCAGCACTCCGAAGTGGAACGAGACAGCAGCTATTACAAAACGTACCGTCGTTTCAGACGTCTCCCGGTTATTTGATCCGTTGGGCCTTGTCGGACCTGTGGTCGTGCAGGCAAAAATTTACATTCAAGAACTCTGGAAGCTGGAGTGTAACTGGGACGACCCACTCAGCAGCGAATTTCAAGAGCAGTGGCAGGAATACAGAAGAAATATGAGAGGTCTCGATGGATTATCGATACCACGGTGGATCGGATTCGGCACAACGATCCAGTCTCAGCAGATCCACGGATTTTGCGACGCATCCGAGAAGGCCTATGGGGCCTGTATCTATCTCCGAATTGTTTTAGTCGATGGAACCGTATCAGTTCAGTTGTTCACTGCAAAATCTCGGGTCGCTCCGCTCGAGAAcctaaagaagaagaaaaagcggCAGACTATCCCACGACTGGAATTATCATCAGCGCTGCTGCTTGCTCACCTGTACGAGAAGGTTGTGAGTAGCACTAATATTAATGCACAGGCATATTTCTGGACAGATTCGATGATTGTTAAGTGCTGGCTAGCCTCACCACCGTCCAGATGGAAGGAGTTCGTCGCAAACCGAGTCTCCGAAATACAGCACATCACGAAGGAAGGGACTTGGAATCACGTTGCAGGCGTTGAAAACCCTGCCGATATTATATCAAGAGGGATGTCTCCAGCTCAGCTGCAGTACCAGTCCGTTTGGTGGTACGGACCCAACTGGTTATCGTTGGACGAAGATCATTGGCCACAATCTCAGCAAAATTCCGAAGAATTTGATCCGTCCACCCTAGAGGAGAAAGGCGTCGTGGTTGCGGTAGCACAAAGCACCGAACCGTGGTATATTTTCTATCTGTTCTCATCATTCTCTGCGTTAGTTAAGGCGACAGCAGCCGCTCTTCGTTTTGGCTTCAATTCCCAACCAGCAAACAATAGCGTGCGGAAGGTTGGACCTATTACTGTAAAGGAGTTCGACGATGCACTCCGCGTATTGGTGAGAATGGCACAGAAAGAATCCTTCCTCCAAGAATACATTGACCTCACCAACGGTCGTCAGGTTCGAGAGTCGTCCAGAATAGCATCTCTGAATCCTCAACTTGTAGATGGAATACTCTGCGTTGGCGGCCGGCTACAAAACGCAACCATATCTTCCAGTCGAAAGCATCCGTACATTCTCGATCATCGTCACCCTATCACGAAGCTCGTAGTCACCGAGTATCATCAGAAGCTGTTTCACGCAGGCCAGCAGGTCCTAATCTCATCCGTTCGAGAGAAGTATTGGCCTACCAGCGTTCGCACCCTAGCTAGAAAGGTAATCCACGATTGCGTACGCTGCTTCCGTGCAAGGCCGAAGATCCAAGAACAGTTAATGGCTGATCTTCCCTCGGAAAGGGTCACAAAGTGTATACCATTCCAACGTGTTGGAATCGACTATTGCGGGCCGTTCCAGGTCACCTACCCACAGCGTCAGTTCCGTCCAGTGAAATGCTTCGTCGCTATCTACGTTTGTCTGGTCACGAAAGCAGTCTACATAGATCTAGCAGCTGACCTCACCACCCGTGCATTTCTTGATTCTCTTACACGCTTCACTTCTCGTCACGGCAAACCCAGTATTATCATGTGTGACAACGCTAAAAACTTCGTTGGAGCAAAGCGGCAACTCGACGATATGCTCAGATTGTTCCACAACCAGAACTTCCAGAACAGCGTCATCAAGCAAGCAGCAGATGACAAGATTGACTTTTGTTTCATACCCGCACGCTCGCCGAACTTCGGGGGTCTGTGGGAAAGCGCGGTGAAGTCCTTCAAGACACTCCTCAAGAGGACCATCGGCTTACGCAGTCTTGTTTACGACGAATTTCATACAATTGTGGCGCAAATCGAAGCAATCCTAAATTCGCGTCCACTGACACCGCTCAGTAATGATCCGGACGACTTTGAGGCGCTGACACCAGGGCATTTTGTAGCACAGCGTCCTCTCGTCGCAATTCCGGAGCCCGATCTTCACGACGTGCCAGAAAATAGATTATCAGCATGGCAAAGAATGCAGAAAGACGTGCAGTTAATGTGGAAAAGGTGGTCGACACAATATCTCTCCGATCTGCACAACCGAACCAAGTGGACCAGGAAGCGGGATAATGTCAAGATTGGAACGATGGTGCTTCTGAAAGAGGAAAATCTTCCGCCACTCAAGTGGCTCCTGGGTCGTATTACTGATATTCACCCTGGAAGTGACGGCAACGTACGTGTAGTGACCGTGCGAACCAAAGATGGCAGCTACAGACGAGCAATCAGTAAAATCTGTGTACTGCCCATCTCCGACAACCTCTAA
- the LOC128736275 gene encoding uncharacterized protein LOC128736275 → MTVQSNIDSPQQHHRVVLDHYHQRHDPAYNITSAEVDDYNSDNSIAVLQHHHRYMPSSSSSCDNTKHHPMQGSSVPGSCDENTLSVLDVNLDSKKIALSNQNNSRLNSPARFENERKYTNHIEVYSDNSTNKLEEEISEDDRGPPLPPRPAPRTRTLQRVENAPTTSGVRKYVIWCLICGGISCLLGILFLGIYFLLRSYTSTVGYFETVPTFVPATLLMVTGICIMSLARRRNRYSYLIKLSGACGLASALTCALVTVTTTVLHMSRLQVLRECEYTQKTRTCTCYSVTAEKQAEGIDDNVRFVFDSTSDCGVVHGALYSCLRAVFGLSVAGVLVAVFSCMLVYQLLSHERKKMYWEQLELRCRSLYSGQQGPSVLPSGPMLGGARNGNCRCCEQCHAHRNVMPSAYPWEGDQRFWTPGQAGNFYSPNPGGEENPAGNRLNQNGRRMPGWSWPRMPWQRNDSQRMSPHSPDSQYGFSNRATGADAGPIGSNQPRYNVIEQQYGIWGPPPPYSDPNSPARRGRYQYIHPAQCQPMIESNVPPTNIAILECHQHPMASESHSIQQYNNSSQPNAFRNPGKRQAFKPAKDNYENTPSDSDGPRDRFSNTLPLRKTKKRVEAGAKSIGPNQPAARVNVQNVFNSDASHGQHNSVDTSENEYNEPSLPNNEPSCSSQAPSTHAKTRKIKTGVENTGFQTVEALEAEALNGKIMEPTESEVYFADVSSCCNMSVKNDNYYDDANQRRKSVKDKNKQIHEPEQFSKEQADDYIAQRFGKREPSVRSRLPFPQIIPETFEKPMVMPRPSLMHKDISRQSMCSVESGEKTDYTDLSPATPSANFPSVTYPQQEPSNNLNPTSSGNLTNSNNAAPDFSSEPNSSNFIASYPYSSNEQSQEAHRRSTKNLQDLFLAPDSQYEVIKEASKYNETTPLTMPYLTQQDMSTQFSYHPSKMVPASRDHTNYQHSHSIVPQQNVPQQFQQTNQLKARSPKNLNITPIKRQSLGTNISSIIQNLSGSEAGLLYPEGRHAVVAGTNTVGAGNCNAAGRPNGLRDPEPSQRTRTIEDNGDNDGESSNDENGESDLSDRRRL, encoded by the exons ATGACGGTTCAGTCAAACATAGACTCACCCCAGCAGCACCATCGTGTAGTTTTGGATCATTACCATCAACGCCATGATCCGGCGTATAATATAACCAGCGCCGAGGTGGATGACTATAATAGCGACAATAGCATTGCAGTTCTACAACACCACCATCGATATATGCCATCTAGTTCCAGCTCCTGTGATAATACCAAACATCATCCGATGCAAGGTTCCAGCGTGCCGGGGTCTTGCGACGAAAATACTCTTAGCGTGTTAGACGTGAACCTAGACAGTAAGAAAATAGCACT ATCCAACCAAAATAACTCGAGACTGAATTCACCTGCACGGTTCGAGAACGAACGGAAGTATACAAACCATATCGAAGTGTACAGCGATAACAGCACCAACAAACTGGAAGAGGAGATTTCCGAAGATGATCGAGGGCCACCACTTCCTCCGCGACCTGCTCCTAGAACCCGAACTCTGCAGCGTGTCGAAAATG CTCCAACAACTTCCGGGGTGCGAAAGTACGTAATCTGGTGTCTGATATGTGGTGGTATTTCCTGTCTTCTGGGTATATTGTTTCTGGGCATATACTTTTTGCTGCGATCTTACACCAGTACCGTGGGATATTTCGAAACTGTTCCAACATTCGTTCCTGCTACACTG CTCATGGTCACAGGAATATGCATAATGAGTTTGGCGAGACGAAGAAACCGATACAGCTATTTG ATCAAACTGTCCGGTGCCTGCGGTCTTGCCTCAGCTCTTACTTGCGCTCTCGTGACGGTCACCACAACGGTGTTGCATATGAGCCGGCTTCAGGTGTTGCGTGAGTGTGAATACACTCAGAAAACACGAACATGCACGTGCTATTCGGTTACGGCCGAAAAACAAGCAGAAGGCATTGACGACAACGTGCGGTTTGTGTTCGATTCAACCTCCGACTGTGGAGTCGTACATGGTGCGCTGTACTCGTGTCTACGTGCTGTATTCGGACTTTCAGTAGCCGGCGTTTTGGTTGCCGTGTTCAGTTGCATGCTTGTATACCAGCTTCTGAGTCACGAGCGTAAGAAGATGTACTGGGAACAGTTGGAATTGAGATGTAGATCGCTGTACTCTGGACAGCAGGGGCCTTCGGTGCTGCCATCCGGTCCAATGCTAGGAGGAGCACGTAATGGGAATTGTCGATGTTGCGAACAATGTCACGCCCACCGGAATGTAATGCCTTCTGCCTATCCTTGGGAAGGTGACCAGCGCTTTTGGACTCCTGGACAGGCCGGAAACTTTTATTCACCTAACCCTGGAGGAGAAGAGAATCCAGCCGGCAATAGACTAAATCAAAATGGTAGACGCATGCCTGGATGGAGCTGGCCAAGAATGCCATGGCAGCGAAACGACTCACAACGCATGTCTCCACATAGCCCGGACTCACAATATGGATTCTCAAACAGAGCTACTGGTGCAGATGCTGGTCCAATTGGATCGAATCAACCGCGGTATAATGTTATTGAGCAGCAGTATGGTATTTGGGGACCGCCACCCCCTTACAGTGATCCGAACAGTCCAGCCCGCAGGGGTCGCTATCAGTATATCCATCCAGCTCAGTGCCAACCTATGATTGAATCAAACGTTCCACCCACAAATATAGCAATTCTTGAGTGCCACCAACACCCAATGGCTTCCGAAAGTCATTCCATCCAACAATACAATAACTCATCCCAACCGAATGCGTTCCGAAACCCAGGTAAACGACAGGCATTTAAACCGGCTAAGGATAACTATGAAAATACCCCATCGGATAGTGATGGACCAAGAGATCGATTTTCAAACACCCTTCCTTtgagaaagacgaaaaaacgcGTCGAAGCTGGTGCCAAAAGTATAGGACCGAATCAACCTGCTGCCAGGGTAAatgtgcaaaatgtgttcaattCTGATGCATCCCACGGGCAGCATAATTCCGTCGACACATCGGAAAATGAGTACAACGAACCATCTCTTCCGAATAATGAGCCTAGTTGCAGTAGCCAAGCTCCTTCAACGCACGCGAAGACCAGAAAAATTAAGACTGGTGTTGAAAATACAGGATTTCAGACTGTCGAAGCTCTAGAGGCTGAGGCTCTGAATGGAAAAATTATGGAACCAACTGAGTCAGAAGTGTATTTTGCAGATGTTAGCAGTTGTTGCAACATGTCCGTCAAAAATGACAATTACTACGATGATGCCAACCAAAGACGCAAAAGTGtgaaagacaaaaataaacaaattcatGAACCAGAACAATTCAGCAAAGAACAGGCTGATGACTATATTGCTCAGAGATTTGGAAAACGGGAACCATCCGTCCGCAGTAGGTTACCTTTTCCTCAGATTATTCCGGAGACGTTCGAAAAGCCTATGGTGATGCCAAGACCATCGTTGATGCATAAAGATATTTCCCGGCAGAGTATGTGCTCGGTAGAGTCCGGCGAAAAAACAGACTACACGGACCTGTCGCCTGCTACACCTAGTGCAAACTTCCCATCGGTAACATATCCTCAACAAGAGCCCAGCAACAACTTGAATCCAACAAGCAGTGGTAATTTAACCAATTCCAATAACGCTGCTCCGGATTTTTCCTCCGAGCCCAATAGTTCAAACTTCATCGCCTCATATCCATACTCATCAAACGAACAAAGTCAAGAAGCCCATCGACGTTCAACAAAAAACTTGCAGGACCTATTTTTGGCCCCCGATTCACAGTACGAGGTAATCAAAGAAGCCAGTAAGTACAATGAAACAACTCCCCTAACGATGCCCTACCTGACCCAGCAGGACATGTCCACCCAGTTTTCATATCATCCGAGTAAGATGGTTCCTGCATCACGGGACCACACCAACTACCAGCATTCGCATTCCATAGTCCCCCAGCAAAATGTTCCACAGCAGTTTCAGCAAACCAACCAATTAAAAGCAAGATCACCTAAGAATCTTAATATCACTCCCATCAAACGACAAAGTCTGGGGACCAACATAAGTTCAATCATCCAGAATCTAAGCGGCAGCGAGGCCGGTCTTTTGTATCCGGAAGGACGGCACGCCGTCGTCGCTGGTACAAACACCGTGGGAGCGGGAAACTGTAACGCTGCAGGAAGACCAAACGGACTGAGGGATCCGGAACCAAGCCAGCGAACTCGGACGATAGAGGATAATGGTGACAACGACGGCGAAAGCAGCAACGACGAGAACGGCGAGTCGGACCTCAGCGATCGTCGTCGATTGTGA
- the LOC128736277 gene encoding probable chitinase 2, with amino-acid sequence MERRIYFGLAVFVLFCISNNGQTTANIVTDHDRVVVCYISTWAVYRKGSASYSLDHFDPRLCTHAIYAFAGLDVDNNAMRPLDPWQDLRDNYGKGGYEKLVGMRATNHHLKVLIAIGGWNEGSEKYSDLAAKPERRQAFVKNALEFVKRYNFDGLDLDWEYPTQRGGKPYDRENFVSLVKELSQQFKKHNLLLTSAIGAGKDTIDSAYDIKTLSKYLDFLHIMCYDYNGSWNRKIGPNAPLQSRDVLNVEYTIEHLMALGAPSSKIVMGLPFYGRTFVTPSKRAKIGDDSDDKGFAGPSTNENGFMGYNEVCEALKENPEGWNVVWDPTASEAIATMLDGNMTKVVIYDSTRSMANKVRFAIRQNLAGLMIWSVDTDDFNGVCEPENDTFADFGDQAGVKLNIPPSIQDKYKLLRTVNDAIIIATDELNQENEISNLPDDLDVSTQKVPASGGTHPIIARLNWLSLLAAVVLVRFA; translated from the exons TGACCGATCATGATCGTGTAGTGGTTTGCTACATTTCGACGTGGGCCGTCTACCGGAAAGGTTCAGCTTCGTACAGCTTAGATCACTTTGATCCAAGACTTTGCACGCACGCTATCTACGCTTTCGCCGGTCTGGACGTGGACAATAATGCTATGCGACCGCTAG ATCCATGGCAAGATTTACGTGATAATTACGGCAAGGGTGGCTATGAGAAACTTGTGGGAATGCGCGCTACGAATCACCACCTGAAGGTACTGATTGCGATTGGTGGTTGGAATGAAGGATCGGAGAAGTACTCTGACCTGGCGGCTAAGCCGGAAAGACGGCAAGCTTTCGTAAAAAATGCTTTGGAATTTGTGAA GCGTTACAATTTCGACGGTTTAGATTTGGACTGGGAATATCCGACGCAACGTGGCGGCAAACCTTACGATCGGGAAAATTTTGTATCCCTCGTCAAAGAACTTAGTCAACAGTTCAAGAAGCATAATCTTCTTTTGACGTCCGCAATTGGAGCAGGAAAAGACACAATTGACTCCGCATACGACATCAAAACTTTGTCTAAATATTTGGATTTCCTTCACATTATGTGCTACGATTACAATGGAAGCTGGAACAGAAAAATCGGCCCGAATGCACCACTTCAAAGCAGAGATGTCCTTAACGTTGAATATACCATCGAACACTTGATGGCTTTGGGAGCACCGTCCAGTAAAATTGTCATGGGACTTCCGTTTTATGGACGAACCTTCGTAACTCCTTCGAAACGAGCAAAAATTGGTGATGACTCCGATGATAAGGGCTTCGCGGGGCCTTCCACAAATGAGAATGGTTTTATGGGGTACAATGAAGTGTGCGAAGCACTAAAAGAAAACCCAGAAGGATGGAATGTTGTATGGGATCCAACAGCTTCAGAAGCCATCGCAACTATGCTGGATGGAAATATGACCAAAGTTGTAATCTACGATAGCACTCGATCGATGGCTAATAAGGTACGATTTGCAATTCGTCAAAACCTAGCTGGGTTGATGATTTGGTCCGTCGATACTGATGATTTTAATGGTGTTTGTGAGCCAGAAAATGATACCTTCGCAGACTTTGGTGATCAAGCCGGAGTAAAATTGAACATTCCGCCATCAATTCAAGACAAGTATAAGCTGCTGAGGACTGTCAACGATGCCATCATAATAGCCACCGATGAACTGAACCAGGAGAACGAAATCTCTAATTTGCCTGATGATTTGGACGTGTCGACGCAAAAAGTGCCAGCATCTGGAGGTACACATCCGATTATAGCAAGATTGAATTGGCTCAGTCTTCTCGCAGCAGTTGTGCTAGTTAGGTTTGCGTGA